One stretch of Siphonobacter curvatus DNA includes these proteins:
- a CDS encoding BT4734/BF3469 family protein, whose product MNFSFYQGGITNRFPTSNITLADLAALITSDRYKVVVLRLQAEQIEKNQKEIKKTIDYVTPGGTFHPYRQADHCQERSGLMVIDLDDVENLYETKIQLEQDPYARMIFVSPSGTGLKVLVAIETANEHKDYFNDLSFYFQREYNLKPDSSGSDISRACYLSHDPDLYYNEGSQVWKYRGLKPPKEKTKNLVSTENKKRSTTKANLKQIRALVEVIEANGLDITTDYGKEWLLIAFSMSTLGEEGRELFHRVSKQNPSYDEKETDAKFDNALEKSRFTNPAKFFSICQDYGLDITLGKGKKAKADGENATEAATEDEKQDDQPAGEKPQLVVKERPRRISTALSSVFYDQDEMTILVRSGKTLVTCCDGYFFFLRYVTEDEQENVSWIIEFQQLHTDQNFTLELTNKEFLSPDSFDEAIASRGLALNAGKAELKLIRTYNFQKWGVKKAVKVIRFGYHEQSNTYFFSNKAFNGQIIEPDENNIIHTNGKHVVLPSLNDDLDDRFILTPPPISFNQWYELYVKAYLWDNAFLPVCFYLTSLFRDIALAHKKIAPLLYVYGVAGTGKSSVLRSLTNLFGREQPEINLKADNTDAVVPKMLSIVSNGLVQFDEMTDDSKFQGMFQASYDNIGRMRTPDNARGKLDFESIDVKSMIMLTANHMPKYQPFLERCLFMINNNKKKTEDQRKNWEILQDLGKGGLAGISVELLHHRELIKAEYSKAYNTLLRKFKSLFPGGEIYERNFNNVTQLLTVAYILKVNGKIDLGMEECDEPDVLDAFAQIAYQQIIFQHRILSEKSALSEFVEMIQWLYDNNKIYEGVHFRFDGPNVMFRFSSIYTSFKQQYYFQYQQPAPTKDAIEEEIIQFETPAPREEIFKGIRFRDPDNPEEQKLKDKVNHSCVMTYTRLQERYGLDLMAKRT is encoded by the coding sequence ATGAATTTCTCTTTTTACCAGGGCGGGATTACTAACCGATTTCCAACGAGTAATATTACTCTAGCCGATCTAGCCGCCCTAATCACTAGCGACCGTTACAAAGTAGTCGTATTAAGACTCCAGGCTGAGCAAATCGAAAAAAATCAGAAGGAGATTAAGAAAACTATCGACTACGTTACGCCAGGCGGTACTTTCCACCCGTACCGGCAGGCTGACCACTGCCAAGAGCGGAGCGGGCTAATGGTTATCGACCTGGACGACGTCGAGAACTTGTACGAGACTAAAATCCAGCTCGAACAAGACCCTTACGCCCGGATGATCTTCGTATCTCCCAGCGGCACCGGCTTAAAGGTTCTGGTGGCCATAGAAACCGCAAATGAGCATAAGGATTATTTCAATGACCTGAGTTTTTATTTCCAACGTGAGTATAACCTGAAGCCTGATAGTTCCGGCTCGGATATTTCAAGGGCTTGTTACCTTTCGCATGATCCCGATCTGTACTACAACGAGGGGTCCCAGGTATGGAAATACAGAGGGCTGAAACCCCCAAAGGAAAAAACTAAAAATTTAGTTTCCACGGAAAATAAAAAACGTTCCACGACTAAAGCCAACCTCAAACAAATCCGGGCTCTAGTAGAGGTTATCGAGGCCAACGGGTTAGACATTACGACCGACTACGGCAAGGAATGGTTACTCATTGCCTTCAGTATGTCTACCCTGGGTGAAGAGGGCCGGGAACTCTTTCACCGGGTTAGTAAACAGAATCCGAGCTACGACGAAAAGGAGACAGACGCCAAATTCGACAACGCCCTGGAGAAATCCCGTTTTACAAATCCAGCTAAGTTTTTCAGCATTTGCCAGGACTATGGCCTGGACATTACCCTGGGCAAAGGAAAGAAAGCCAAAGCAGATGGCGAAAACGCGACAGAAGCCGCTACAGAGGACGAAAAGCAGGACGACCAGCCAGCAGGAGAGAAGCCCCAACTCGTTGTCAAGGAACGGCCCCGCCGCATATCGACGGCCCTTTCTTCCGTATTCTACGACCAGGACGAAATGACCATTCTCGTACGATCTGGGAAAACCCTGGTAACGTGTTGCGATGGCTATTTCTTCTTTCTACGTTACGTTACGGAAGACGAGCAGGAAAACGTATCTTGGATTATTGAATTTCAGCAGTTGCACACCGACCAAAATTTCACGCTGGAACTGACCAACAAGGAATTTTTATCTCCGGATTCGTTTGATGAAGCCATAGCCAGTCGTGGTCTGGCCCTGAATGCGGGCAAAGCTGAGCTGAAGCTGATACGTACCTATAATTTCCAGAAATGGGGCGTTAAGAAGGCTGTCAAGGTGATTCGTTTCGGCTACCATGAGCAAAGCAATACCTACTTTTTCTCTAACAAGGCGTTCAATGGTCAAATCATTGAACCAGACGAAAATAACATCATTCACACGAATGGGAAACACGTCGTATTGCCCAGTTTGAACGATGATCTGGACGACCGTTTTATTCTCACGCCGCCGCCTATATCATTTAACCAATGGTACGAGCTGTACGTAAAAGCCTACCTCTGGGACAACGCTTTTTTACCCGTCTGTTTCTACCTGACGTCCCTCTTTCGGGACATTGCCCTGGCTCATAAAAAGATAGCTCCGCTTTTATATGTCTACGGTGTGGCCGGTACGGGTAAAAGTTCGGTTCTGCGGTCGCTAACCAACCTTTTCGGACGCGAACAACCCGAAATCAACCTGAAGGCCGACAACACCGACGCGGTGGTTCCTAAAATGCTTTCCATCGTCTCCAACGGTCTGGTACAGTTCGACGAAATGACGGACGACAGTAAGTTTCAGGGAATGTTCCAGGCTTCGTATGACAACATTGGCCGGATGCGTACACCGGATAATGCCAGGGGAAAACTCGACTTTGAAAGTATTGATGTTAAGTCAATGATTATGCTCACGGCCAACCATATGCCGAAGTACCAACCCTTCCTTGAGCGGTGTCTTTTTATGATTAATAACAATAAAAAGAAGACCGAAGACCAGCGTAAAAACTGGGAGATACTCCAGGACTTAGGCAAAGGCGGTTTAGCTGGGATTTCGGTTGAATTATTGCACCATCGGGAGCTAATTAAGGCCGAGTACTCAAAGGCATATAACACGCTGTTACGCAAGTTTAAAAGCCTTTTCCCAGGTGGTGAAATCTATGAGCGAAACTTCAACAACGTAACGCAATTACTAACGGTTGCTTATATACTTAAGGTAAACGGGAAAATTGATTTAGGCATGGAAGAATGCGACGAACCGGACGTATTAGATGCCTTTGCTCAGATTGCCTACCAACAAATCATATTCCAACATCGGATTTTGAGCGAGAAATCGGCCCTCTCTGAATTTGTTGAAATGATTCAGTGGCTCTACGACAATAACAAAATCTACGAGGGTGTGCATTTCCGGTTTGATGGGCCAAATGTAATGTTCCGTTTTTCTTCGATTTATACAAGTTTCAAGCAACAGTATTATTTCCAATATCAACAACCGGCACCAACAAAGGACGCTATCGAGGAAGAAATCATACAGTTTGAAACGCCTGCACCAAGAGAGGAAATTTTCAAAGGTATCCGTTTTCGTGACCCCGACAACCCGGAAGAGCAAAAGCTGAAAGACAAGGTAAATCATTCATGTGTAATGACTTACACCAGACTACAGGAGCGGTACGGCCTAGACTTAATGGCAAAACGAACGTAG
- a CDS encoding DUF3127 domain-containing protein: MISNNNSVVGQFLGAGKIITSDKGYKSRVFWINLSDDPSRPNPCEFELRNDNVSLVNELKKDETLEASFRLNGFKWEKDGRSGVMTRLQVYRITKIDRTRVQAEAGQEPETGFTLKTEENQTEDLPF, from the coding sequence ATGATTTCAAACAACAACTCAGTAGTAGGTCAATTCTTAGGAGCCGGTAAAATTATAACGTCAGATAAGGGCTATAAAAGTCGCGTTTTTTGGATCAACTTGTCAGACGATCCAAGCCGCCCGAATCCTTGCGAATTTGAGCTAAGAAACGATAACGTTAGCCTAGTTAATGAACTCAAGAAAGACGAAACGTTGGAGGCTTCCTTTCGTTTGAATGGCTTCAAATGGGAGAAGGACGGACGCAGTGGAGTAATGACCCGTTTACAGGTCTATCGTATCACTAAAATCGACCGTACTCGTGTGCAGGCGGAAGCTGGCCAAGAGCCAGAGACGGGCTTCACGCTGAAGACTGAAGAAAACCAAACGGAAGACCTTCCCTTTTAA